The Trueperaceae bacterium genome window below encodes:
- the cdaA gene encoding diadenylate cyclase CdaA produces MFQGFRLQDALDILIISVILYQAYALLVGSRAWNVVRGFAGLAVLWVVAEQLNMEATEWLFDAVAPVGFIALVVVFQPELRAVLERFGRGRFRTAAKGDPVQEIMSAVRELATQRKGALIAIEQRTPLKEYSETGTPIGAPVTAALLQTLFASTGPLHDGGVVIKEDLVTHAGAIFPLSDKHEGWSVKHGTRHRAALGLSELTDAIVIVVSEERGTVSVARGGELRSDIAPAEVLTTLQEAYT; encoded by the coding sequence GTGTTCCAAGGGTTCCGGCTGCAGGACGCGCTGGACATCCTCATCATCTCGGTGATCCTCTACCAGGCGTACGCGCTCCTGGTGGGCTCGCGCGCGTGGAACGTCGTGAGGGGCTTCGCCGGCCTGGCCGTGCTGTGGGTGGTGGCCGAGCAGCTGAACATGGAGGCCACCGAGTGGCTCTTCGACGCCGTGGCGCCCGTGGGCTTCATCGCGCTCGTCGTCGTCTTCCAGCCCGAGCTGCGCGCCGTCCTCGAGCGCTTCGGCAGGGGACGCTTCCGCACCGCGGCGAAGGGCGACCCCGTCCAGGAGATCATGTCGGCGGTGAGGGAGCTGGCCACGCAGCGCAAGGGGGCGCTGATCGCGATCGAGCAGCGCACGCCCCTGAAGGAGTACAGCGAGACGGGCACGCCCATCGGCGCGCCGGTGACGGCCGCGCTGCTGCAGACGCTGTTCGCGTCGACGGGCCCCCTCCACGACGGCGGCGTCGTCATCAAGGAGGACCTCGTCACGCACGCCGGGGCGATCTTCCCCCTCTCCGACAAGCACGAGGGCTGGTCGGTGAAGCACGGCACCAGGCACAGGGCCGCGCTCGGCCTCTCCGAGCTCACCGACGCGATCGTGATCGTCGTCAGCGAGGAGCGCGGCACCGTCTCCGTCGCCCGCGGCGGCGAGCTGCGCTCCGACATCGCCCCGGCCGAGGTCCTGACGACGCTCCAGGAGGCGTACACGTGA
- the prfB gene encoding peptide chain release factor 2 (programmed frameshift), with protein sequence MVSDLKQRIDSLRGYLDLAAKRARLQELEPQLSDPGLWNDPDRAKRVTQEATRLRRVIQQFDAIEDDVTGLGELYELASDDDVAELEPERERVERELEGLFRETLFNGPHDDRAAIITIKPGAGGTESSDWAGMLLRMYRRYAEREGYDVELLDVVPNSEAPHGVDYAQMIVRGDRAFGRLRVEGGVHRLVRVSPFDSQGRRHTSFASVEVMPEIDDTIAIEIDPKDVRVDVYRSSGPGGQSVNTTDSAVRVTYKPGTPEEIVVTCQDGKSQIKNREKAMTVLRSRLYEREERRRREEQMRARGQQKAIEWGSQIRSYVLDKRYVKDHRTGAMRHDPDAVLDGDIEDLIWAGLEWSAKEGAA encoded by the exons ATGGTCTCCGACCTGAAGCAGAGGATCGACAGCCTACGGGGGTATCTT GACCTGGCCGCCAAGCGCGCCAGGCTGCAGGAGCTCGAGCCGCAGCTGAGCGACCCGGGCCTGTGGAACGACCCTGACAGGGCCAAGCGGGTGACGCAGGAGGCCACGCGCCTCCGCCGCGTGATCCAGCAGTTCGACGCGATCGAGGACGACGTCACGGGCCTCGGCGAGCTCTACGAGCTGGCCTCCGACGACGACGTGGCCGAGCTCGAGCCCGAGCGGGAGCGCGTGGAGCGCGAGCTCGAGGGCCTGTTCCGCGAGACGCTGTTCAACGGGCCGCACGACGACCGCGCGGCGATCATCACGATCAAGCCCGGCGCCGGCGGCACGGAGTCGTCGGACTGGGCGGGCATGCTGCTGCGCATGTACCGGCGCTACGCCGAGCGCGAGGGCTACGACGTCGAGCTGCTCGACGTCGTGCCGAACAGCGAGGCGCCGCACGGCGTCGACTACGCGCAGATGATCGTGCGCGGCGACCGCGCCTTCGGCCGGCTCCGCGTCGAGGGGGGCGTGCACCGCCTCGTGCGCGTCAGCCCCTTCGACTCCCAGGGCCGCCGGCACACGTCGTTCGCCTCGGTCGAGGTCATGCCGGAGATCGACGACACCATCGCGATCGAGATCGACCCCAAGGACGTCCGCGTCGACGTCTACAGGTCGAGCGGCCCCGGCGGTCAGTCGGTGAACACGACGGACTCGGCCGTGCGCGTGACCTACAAGCCCGGCACGCCGGAGGAGATCGTCGTGACGTGCCAGGACGGCAAGTCGCAGATCAAGAACCGCGAGAAGGCGATGACCGTGCTGCGCTCCCGCCTCTACGAGCGCGAGGAGAGGAGGCGGCGCGAGGAGCAGATGAGGGCCCGCGGCCAGCAGAAGGCCATCGAGTGGGGGTCGCAGATCCGCAGCTACGTGCTCGACAAGCGCTACGTCAAGGACCACCGCACCGGCGCGATGCGCCACGACCCCGACGCCGTCCTCGACGGCGACATCGAGGACCTCATCTGGGCCGGCCTCGAGTGGTCCGCCAAGGAGGGAGCGGCGTAG